CGCCTCGGTGATTCCGTCGCACACGGAAAAATCCAGGATGATGTCCTGGAAACCCCTCTTTTCCACCGCGCCATGGAGCCGCGCGCACAATTTCCGCAGGTGAAAGGGCGCTATGTCGCCCTTCACATAAATGCGGTTTCCGAGCCGTTCAACAGGGTAGGTCATTCCAATGTTTCCCGGGGCCGGGGCTGTGTCCCGGCCGCCTTCCTGAACATTATAAAACCTGTTGCCGGATGATGCCCGCGCCGCGAACGCGCCGCCCGCCCGCCGCCGCCTGGCACATCGGCGGCCATCACTGAACCGCCGCAGCCGCCGCCGCGCTTGTCATATCGGCGGCATTGGTTATCATGATTGAAATGGCGGCGCAGGCGGAAAAGATGAATTCGGCAATCGGGCGGACGATGGCGGGGGCCGACATCGTCATCGAGACCCTCGCCGACCTCGGCGTGGACACCGTGTTCGGTTACAGCGGCGGCGCCATTCTGCCCACCTACGACGCCATTTTCCGCTTCAACAGCGAGCACGACGGCGGCGCCGGCGACGCCATTCAACTGGTGGTGCCGGCCAACGAGCAGGGCGCGTGTTTCATGGCCTCGGGCTACGCGCGCGCCGGCGGGCGGCCCGGCGTGTGCCTCGTCACCTCCGGCCCCGGCGCCACCAACTGCGTCACGCCGGTGCGCGACTCGCTCGCCGACTCGGTGCCGCTGGTGCTGCTGTGCGGGCAGGTGCCGACCAGCGCGATGGGCACCGACGCCTTTCAGGAGGCGCCCATCGTCA
The sequence above is drawn from the Gammaproteobacteria bacterium genome and encodes:
- a CDS encoding thiamine pyrophosphate-binding protein is translated as MNSAIGRTMAGADIVIETLADLGVDTVFGYSGGAILPTYDAIFRFNSEHDGGAGDAIQLVVPANEQGACFMASGYARAGGRPGVCLVTSGPGATNCVTPVRDSLADSVPLVLLCGQVPTSAMGTDAFQEAPIV